Proteins co-encoded in one Bremerella sp. TYQ1 genomic window:
- a CDS encoding DUF1559 domain-containing protein, translating to MKKPSGFTLVELLVVIAIIGVLIALLLPAVQQAREAARRMQCSNNLKQLSLGLHNYHDTFGTLPPGALNSNTLGWHCFVLPFIEQGPLHDQFNFNAGAWNASTNKEGPNKNIHGLNQIDMFMCPSSPRLETTHGSSTLTDGRKTFTTHYYGVMGPYGTNSVTGATYPHEPNPSGHGGFCQGGMMLLDKSVKFRDATDGLSNTYVLSEIGGENGSFASWVRGVSGNGMASSKNIRYGIGLQSESGGNFNNISFSSEHPGGVMFALGDASVSFVSETIDFDVYQSAASKAGGEPASDN from the coding sequence TGTTGCCGGCCGTCCAGCAAGCGCGCGAAGCGGCTCGTCGGATGCAATGCTCGAACAACTTGAAACAGCTTAGCTTGGGCTTGCACAACTATCACGATACGTTCGGCACGTTGCCGCCTGGGGCGCTCAACTCGAACACCCTCGGTTGGCACTGCTTCGTGTTGCCATTCATCGAACAAGGCCCCCTGCACGATCAGTTCAACTTCAACGCCGGCGCATGGAACGCCAGCACCAATAAAGAAGGCCCCAACAAGAACATCCACGGTTTGAATCAAATCGATATGTTCATGTGCCCTAGCTCGCCTCGCTTGGAAACCACCCACGGTAGCAGCACGCTGACCGACGGCCGAAAGACATTCACGACGCACTACTACGGGGTGATGGGTCCTTATGGAACCAACTCGGTGACAGGCGCCACGTATCCTCACGAGCCCAATCCTTCCGGCCATGGTGGTTTCTGCCAAGGCGGCATGATGCTGTTGGACAAGAGCGTCAAGTTTCGGGACGCGACCGATGGTTTGTCGAACACGTACGTGCTGAGCGAAATCGGCGGCGAGAACGGCAGCTTCGCCAGTTGGGTTCGCGGCGTCAGTGGCAACGGCATGGCATCGTCGAAGAACATCCGCTACGGCATTGGCCTGCAAAGTGAATCAGGCGGTAACTTCAACAACATCAGTTTCAGTAGCGAGCACCCCGGCGGTGTGATGTTTGCCTTAGGAGACGCATCGGTCAGTTTCGTCTCGGAAACGATCGACTTCGACGTCTATCAATCGGCGGCCAGCAAAGCCGGCGGTGAACCTGCGTCGGACAACTAA